A window of the Natronospira proteinivora genome harbors these coding sequences:
- a CDS encoding arylamine N-acetyltransferase family protein has translation MSTQTKTDSSTQEAQWGSPLLDLKAYLARIDYHGSIKPDVETLRALQRAHLDAIPFENLDIISGGDIRLDLASLQEKLVYRRRGGYCHEQNILFATVLDKFGFHVTGRSARMLMGNDESKLEALGHTCLNVRIDGVDWHVDVGVGNTGPRVPIPLEEGVESRQDGWAYRMDRTREGRWLLRYHRHDGWFNLYQFSEEPYYRVDYQEHNYIASKHPESPFVRRIVAQRNGSDIRYALTDCELKIFRPGQPPEYRQIPPADIPELLQKIFSLDLTQENMRTIVRRAQTAFDSTSEGESLGT, from the coding sequence ATGAGTACTCAGACAAAGACTGATTCTTCAACCCAGGAGGCGCAATGGGGGTCTCCATTGTTGGACCTCAAGGCCTACCTGGCGCGGATCGATTATCACGGCTCGATCAAGCCGGACGTCGAAACCTTGCGTGCCTTGCAGCGGGCGCATCTTGACGCAATTCCATTCGAGAACCTGGATATCATAAGCGGAGGTGATATTCGGCTTGATCTAGCCAGCCTGCAGGAGAAGCTGGTCTATCGCCGGCGAGGTGGTTACTGCCATGAGCAGAATATTTTGTTCGCCACGGTATTGGACAAGTTTGGGTTTCACGTCACCGGCCGCAGTGCGCGCATGCTGATGGGAAATGATGAAAGCAAGTTGGAGGCCCTCGGCCACACATGTCTCAATGTCAGGATCGATGGCGTGGACTGGCATGTGGATGTGGGAGTAGGGAACACCGGGCCTCGGGTTCCCATCCCTCTTGAGGAAGGGGTTGAATCCCGGCAAGACGGCTGGGCCTATCGCATGGATCGGACCCGGGAGGGCCGCTGGCTATTGCGCTATCACCGTCACGACGGCTGGTTCAACCTTTACCAGTTCAGTGAGGAGCCCTATTACCGGGTCGATTACCAGGAACACAATTATATTGCCTCTAAGCATCCGGAATCGCCCTTCGTCCGACGGATTGTGGCCCAACGCAACGGCAGTGATATCCGTTACGCACTGACCGACTGCGAGTTAAAGATCTTTCGGCCCGGGCAGCCGCCGGAGTATCGCCAGATCCCTCCTGCCGATATTCCCGAACTGCTCCAGAAGATTTTTAGCCTGGATCTAACGCAGGAAAACATGCGCACGATTGTGCGCCGGGCCCAGACTGCCTTTGATTCCACCTCGGAAGGGGAATCTCTCGGGACTTGA
- a CDS encoding GNAT family N-acetyltransferase: protein MIREITKRDFDAFWPSFKSIIQSMETYAFDPNMDLEKAYYVWCEEPLNTFVFEVDEKIFGSYYIKPNGNGPGSHVCNCGYMVPEFARGRGIARELCIHSQEVAVQLGFKSMQFNSVASSNVVALRLWRKLGFEVIGTAPNAFRHPRLGYIDSHIMYKQLVK, encoded by the coding sequence TTGATAAGAGAAATTACGAAAAGAGATTTCGACGCGTTTTGGCCGTCATTCAAATCTATTATCCAGTCTATGGAAACATATGCTTTTGACCCCAATATGGATTTAGAGAAGGCCTATTATGTATGGTGTGAAGAACCTTTGAATACCTTCGTGTTTGAGGTCGATGAGAAGATTTTTGGCTCATACTACATAAAGCCGAATGGGAATGGGCCGGGTAGCCATGTGTGTAATTGCGGGTACATGGTTCCTGAATTCGCTCGGGGCAGAGGCATTGCAAGGGAATTGTGTATTCATTCTCAGGAAGTGGCGGTCCAGCTAGGGTTCAAGTCTATGCAGTTCAACTCAGTAGCTTCAAGTAATGTGGTGGCGTTGAGGCTATGGAGGAAGTTAGGCTTTGAAGTTATTGGAACAGCGCCAAATGCATTCCGTCACCCGAGACTAGGCTATATCGATAGCCATATTATGTATAAGCAGTTGGTGAAGTAG
- a CDS encoding DMT family transporter, which yields MNASAVLVAMAALFWGLSGGIGGILMADGWDAFVVSFYRGSIGLLCVLVWLAFRPEGSGLGNTRLWFWSVVAGLGVAGNFSFYFLSISHGSVAVAATLMYCAPVFVYLVSFAFKLEQPTAAKWAAIVMVMVGIVLLTQIYDVGASGVTGIGLGAGLLAGLSYAVFIFGFKYAAPHGSPQAILAIAFAVLAMILIWPGDTDQTIAVLSTSDWPLFAALGIFGAGLSFFFYIKGLNFTAPAVASIVAMVEPVTASLFGVAILGESLAATQILGMGLILLTVTALSVHSSTKRSPPTLPTQ from the coding sequence ATGAATGCGAGCGCCGTGCTGGTGGCCATGGCAGCCCTTTTTTGGGGGCTGTCCGGGGGGATTGGCGGGATTCTGATGGCCGATGGTTGGGATGCCTTTGTGGTGTCGTTTTACCGGGGCTCTATCGGCCTGCTCTGCGTTCTAGTCTGGCTGGCTTTTCGGCCCGAGGGCAGTGGGTTAGGGAACACTCGCCTGTGGTTCTGGTCGGTGGTGGCTGGCTTGGGCGTGGCGGGGAACTTCTCCTTTTATTTTCTCAGCATCTCCCATGGCAGCGTGGCGGTGGCGGCGACGCTGATGTATTGCGCGCCGGTCTTCGTGTATCTGGTGTCTTTTGCATTCAAGCTTGAGCAACCCACCGCGGCGAAGTGGGCGGCCATTGTCATGGTGATGGTGGGAATTGTACTGCTCACCCAGATTTACGATGTGGGTGCCAGTGGTGTGACGGGCATTGGCCTGGGGGCCGGGCTGCTGGCCGGGCTCTCCTATGCGGTATTCATTTTCGGCTTCAAGTATGCGGCCCCCCACGGCAGCCCCCAGGCGATTCTCGCCATCGCCTTTGCGGTGCTGGCCATGATTCTGATCTGGCCGGGCGATACCGATCAGACCATTGCTGTTCTGAGTACTTCGGACTGGCCCCTGTTTGCCGCTCTGGGTATCTTTGGTGCCGGGTTATCCTTCTTCTTTTACATCAAGGGGCTGAACTTCACCGCACCGGCGGTGGCCTCCATCGTGGCCATGGTGGAGCCGGTCACCGCTTCGCTATTCGGGGTGGCGATTCTCGGCGAGAGCCTGGCTGCTACCCAGATCCTGGGCATGGGTCTGATTCTGCTTACCGTGACAGCCCTGAGTGTTCATTCCAGCACCAAGCGGTCGCCGCCCACCTTGCCAACCCAATGA
- a CDS encoding substrate-binding periplasmic protein, which produces MPIARTIATLAAAILFTSSLSAEPDRGDNWEDVRETGQGEIQILYVPAGGWAYRDSDEDLTGATVELMREFAAWVEREHGIELAVDFVRDTDWSRFYDRVRQAEGGVFGIGNVTITEARREELAFSPPYVTNVAVLITHADHPELETPETLAEQADTLSALAFRDTLHEQRLQALRQDHAPDIPLARAESNDEIIERVVSGDYFAYIDAYNYHRAREAGEPLRHHSAFDDPGEAFGVIMPHDSNWAALMEAFFEHDGGWTRSETWQDILTEHLGETVAEQLLEAH; this is translated from the coding sequence ATGCCAATAGCACGCACCATCGCCACCCTGGCCGCAGCCATTCTGTTTACGTCCAGCCTCTCAGCCGAGCCTGACCGTGGTGACAACTGGGAAGATGTCCGGGAAACCGGCCAGGGTGAGATTCAGATTCTCTACGTGCCGGCCGGCGGCTGGGCCTACCGGGACAGCGACGAGGATCTCACCGGGGCGACGGTTGAGCTGATGCGCGAATTTGCCGCCTGGGTGGAACGCGAGCATGGCATCGAGCTGGCGGTGGATTTCGTCAGGGATACGGACTGGTCACGATTCTATGACCGTGTACGCCAGGCCGAAGGCGGTGTCTTCGGGATTGGCAATGTCACCATTACCGAAGCGCGGCGTGAAGAACTAGCCTTTTCACCGCCCTATGTCACCAACGTGGCCGTACTCATCACCCATGCCGATCATCCCGAGCTTGAGACCCCGGAGACGCTCGCCGAACAGGCCGACACACTCTCGGCACTGGCCTTTCGCGACACCCTCCACGAACAACGCTTGCAGGCACTGCGACAGGATCATGCCCCGGACATCCCCCTGGCCCGGGCCGAGTCCAATGACGAGATCATTGAACGGGTGGTGTCAGGTGACTACTTCGCCTATATCGACGCCTACAACTACCACCGTGCCCGGGAGGCCGGCGAACCCCTGCGTCACCACTCCGCCTTTGACGATCCCGGCGAGGCCTTCGGCGTCATCATGCCCCATGACAGCAACTGGGCAGCCCTTATGGAGGCCTTTTTCGAACACGACGGCGGTTGGACCCGCAGTGAAACCTGGCAAGACATCCTCACCGAACACCTCGGAGAGACCGTCGCCGAGCAACTGCTGGAGGCACACTAG
- a CDS encoding DUF1801 domain-containing protein, translating to MTKGKADRLLDDIRQLSEARHAMTQAVREVALSVGPDVSEEVKYGGLLFSARDFAFCGVFAYTHHVSVEFSEGASLPDPHQVLEGQGKYRRHIKLRSKADITEKYLQAYIKAAYEAIESPE from the coding sequence ATGACAAAGGGAAAAGCGGATCGATTGCTGGACGATATTCGCCAACTGAGCGAGGCGCGTCATGCCATGACTCAGGCGGTTCGGGAGGTGGCCCTGTCAGTGGGGCCGGATGTCTCGGAGGAGGTCAAATACGGCGGCCTGCTTTTCTCCGCCCGGGATTTTGCCTTCTGCGGCGTGTTTGCCTATACCCACCATGTTTCTGTGGAATTTAGCGAAGGGGCGAGTCTGCCTGACCCGCATCAGGTTCTGGAAGGGCAGGGCAAGTATCGCCGCCATATCAAGCTGCGATCCAAAGCAGACATCACGGAAAAGTATTTACAGGCCTACATCAAGGCAGCTTATGAGGCCATTGAATCGCCCGAGTGA
- a CDS encoding antibiotic biosynthesis monooxygenase family protein, producing the protein MSGMAKTPKPPYYAVIFSSYRNPGDDEGYGAMADRMVELAAQQPGFMGVESVRDGLGITVSYWESLDSIKAWKRHAEHREAQRLGHEKWYSSFKVRIAKVERDYGI; encoded by the coding sequence ATGTCTGGAATGGCGAAAACACCGAAGCCGCCGTATTACGCGGTTATCTTCAGCAGCTATCGAAACCCGGGCGATGATGAAGGCTATGGGGCCATGGCCGATCGCATGGTGGAGCTGGCCGCCCAACAGCCGGGGTTTATGGGGGTTGAATCAGTCCGTGATGGTCTCGGCATCACCGTTTCCTATTGGGAAAGCCTGGATTCAATCAAGGCCTGGAAGCGTCACGCAGAACATCGTGAGGCCCAGAGGCTGGGGCATGAGAAATGGTATTCAAGCTTCAAGGTTCGGATCGCCAAGGTAGAACGCGATTATGGGATTTGA
- a CDS encoding glycosyl hydrolase 53 family protein: protein MRLSLPLVTLLFVVFSILSCADETGGLEEPDDPGVDVPDDFRLALSISPFSTALLNEGVSFDGESDLVGLQSFYEGQGATEIFARVSTQEQSPESAFVDRSLEGALERAGVANTLSMPLNVEISLFRSYGDVTCQTPPDFSDYPEIDVPGPWHELKLDQMTQALRAYGRLVAERVLAQGVEVNVWNIGNEVDFGTAGVAPQPLPGACDADEGGADWYRSPDLVNPRIGEQSIAHLMAGLTVSERVDWLESELWPYAAKLMAAVADGVRQVDVDARFSTHISNSYQPDFSVAFYDAMFEHGFEPDQLGLSFYPSAASEEISAIQRVVALRDAVRRLSERFDRPVFIAEFAYPADEPSDGPFSDWGHAVSGYPLTDTGQEDLARDLASWAAAKGVVGIRPWAPDLITAGWEAFALFNRLESGEAQARPALEALLEGLENPDREALP, encoded by the coding sequence ATGCGTCTTTCCTTGCCGTTGGTAACTCTTCTTTTTGTGGTGTTCAGCATCTTGTCTTGCGCTGATGAGACGGGAGGTCTTGAGGAGCCAGATGATCCCGGCGTGGACGTTCCGGATGATTTTCGCCTTGCCTTGTCGATTAGTCCGTTCTCTACTGCTTTGTTGAATGAGGGAGTGAGTTTCGACGGGGAGTCCGACTTGGTTGGATTGCAGTCGTTCTATGAAGGGCAGGGGGCGACCGAGATTTTTGCCCGGGTCTCCACCCAGGAGCAGTCGCCGGAGTCTGCTTTTGTTGATCGCAGTCTGGAGGGTGCTCTGGAGCGGGCAGGTGTTGCCAATACGCTCTCCATGCCGCTCAATGTAGAGATAAGCCTGTTTCGCAGCTATGGCGATGTCACCTGCCAGACACCACCGGATTTTTCCGATTATCCCGAGATTGACGTACCCGGGCCCTGGCATGAACTGAAACTCGATCAGATGACACAGGCGCTGCGTGCCTATGGTCGGCTGGTGGCTGAACGGGTGCTGGCGCAAGGTGTGGAGGTTAATGTCTGGAATATTGGGAACGAGGTGGATTTCGGCACGGCCGGTGTCGCACCCCAACCGCTGCCGGGTGCCTGTGATGCGGACGAAGGCGGGGCCGATTGGTATCGTTCGCCGGACTTGGTGAATCCGCGCATCGGTGAGCAGAGTATTGCTCACCTGATGGCCGGCCTGACTGTTTCCGAACGGGTCGACTGGCTTGAGTCGGAATTGTGGCCATATGCGGCCAAGCTAATGGCAGCGGTGGCGGACGGCGTTCGCCAAGTCGATGTTGATGCCCGGTTTTCGACCCATATTTCCAATTCCTACCAGCCGGATTTTTCCGTTGCATTTTATGATGCCATGTTCGAGCATGGCTTCGAGCCGGATCAGCTCGGCCTATCTTTCTACCCTTCGGCAGCGAGCGAGGAAATTAGCGCCATACAACGTGTTGTCGCCTTGCGGGACGCCGTTCGAAGGCTGAGTGAGCGATTCGATCGCCCGGTATTTATTGCAGAGTTCGCCTACCCTGCAGATGAGCCGTCGGATGGACCGTTTTCCGATTGGGGTCATGCCGTGTCCGGTTATCCATTGACGGATACCGGCCAGGAGGATCTGGCTCGTGATCTGGCAAGTTGGGCGGCCGCCAAGGGCGTGGTTGGCATTCGTCCATGGGCGCCGGATCTGATTACTGCCGGCTGGGAGGCTTTTGCCCTGTTCAATCGGCTTGAATCCGGGGAGGCGCAGGCTCGGCCAGCCCTTGAGGCTTTGCTTGAAGGGCTGGAGAATCCCGACCGGGAGGCTTTGCCATAA
- a CDS encoding serine hydrolase domain-containing protein, whose amino-acid sequence MHGLILGLLITPPLAADSNNARVTDVLSAYNDHPRVHSLIVARDGEIILEEVFRGPDTTTPVNIKSLAKTFMGALTGAALHQGLIDSMDTPVVSLLGERLPDESEPQLQEVTLAHLLTMSSGLQRTSGGGYGAWVNSANWVEHALTRPFVEAPGEAMQYSTGDFHILGAALTQASGQTLLALSREWIGGPLNIRIPAWDRDPQGIYFGGNNMRLSPRALLQLGELYRNDGVSNGERVLAEGWVETSWTPRVRSPWSGDDYGFGWFIRQAQGLDIYYGRGYGGQMLYVIPELALTVVITADPTPPSDRGGDVDRLHHILEQQLIPALREEAQNQLG is encoded by the coding sequence ATGCATGGACTAATCCTCGGCCTATTGATCACCCCGCCGCTTGCCGCAGACTCGAATAATGCCCGTGTCACGGATGTTCTCTCCGCCTATAATGATCATCCTCGTGTGCATTCATTGATCGTGGCCCGGGACGGGGAGATCATTCTGGAAGAGGTCTTCCGGGGCCCGGATACCACTACGCCGGTGAACATCAAATCCCTGGCCAAGACCTTCATGGGTGCGCTGACCGGCGCTGCCCTGCATCAAGGGCTGATCGATTCGATGGATACCCCCGTAGTGTCATTGCTGGGTGAACGACTACCCGACGAGAGTGAGCCACAGCTACAGGAAGTCACGCTGGCCCACCTGCTCACCATGTCCTCCGGGCTGCAAAGAACCTCCGGCGGCGGCTACGGAGCCTGGGTGAACAGTGCCAACTGGGTGGAACATGCCTTGACCCGGCCCTTCGTGGAAGCGCCCGGAGAAGCCATGCAGTACTCCACTGGCGACTTCCACATTCTGGGTGCCGCACTGACACAAGCCAGCGGCCAAACCCTGCTGGCCCTTTCTCGAGAATGGATTGGCGGGCCCCTGAATATCCGCATTCCGGCCTGGGACCGGGACCCCCAGGGCATTTATTTCGGAGGCAACAACATGCGGCTCAGCCCACGGGCCCTGCTTCAGTTAGGCGAGCTGTACCGCAATGACGGGGTATCCAATGGTGAGCGGGTATTGGCCGAGGGCTGGGTAGAGACCTCCTGGACGCCCCGGGTCCGCTCTCCCTGGAGCGGTGATGACTACGGATTCGGCTGGTTCATTCGCCAGGCGCAGGGGCTGGATATCTATTACGGCCGGGGCTACGGCGGACAGATGCTCTATGTCATTCCCGAACTGGCGCTGACGGTGGTCATCACTGCCGACCCCACCCCGCCCTCCGACCGGGGCGGGGATGTGGATCGACTGCATCACATTCTCGAGCAGCAGCTCATACCCGCCCTTCGAGAAGAAGCACAAAATCAGCTCGGGTGA
- a CDS encoding MBL fold metallo-hydrolase, with amino-acid sequence MTSILLEGLGFMMSIIIWESIMKRIQADLWETEMENPAEGLYTHAYLWIREGGNVLFYNSGNREEIDAMAELGGVSYQFLSHQDELGPTLQYIASRYQAQLGGHVREQKEFSRFRNPDILFDQRQTYLERIEMIPTPGHSPGSICFLVDSPLGKRYLFTGDTLYFNARRELGVGFFPGYSDFDEYEASLQALRSLAPDVVISSATGGQGGYQEIDPASWPHRVDQALESLRSRYGKAVGG; translated from the coding sequence TTGACCTCAATATTACTTGAGGGACTAGGCTTCATGATGTCTATCATTATTTGGGAGAGCATCATGAAGCGTATTCAAGCTGATTTATGGGAAACCGAAATGGAAAATCCCGCGGAAGGCCTCTACACCCATGCCTATCTGTGGATACGGGAGGGCGGAAACGTTCTGTTCTACAACAGCGGCAATCGCGAGGAGATTGATGCGATGGCCGAATTGGGTGGTGTGTCGTATCAATTTCTCAGTCATCAGGATGAACTGGGGCCAACGCTACAGTACATCGCGTCCCGCTACCAGGCACAGCTGGGCGGGCATGTCCGGGAACAGAAGGAGTTCTCCCGTTTCCGCAATCCGGATATTCTTTTTGATCAGCGACAGACCTATCTGGAGAGAATTGAAATGATTCCGACACCAGGCCATAGCCCGGGCAGCATCTGTTTTCTGGTCGATTCCCCGCTAGGCAAACGGTATTTGTTTACCGGCGACACTCTGTACTTCAACGCCCGACGGGAACTTGGCGTCGGCTTTTTCCCAGGATATAGCGATTTCGATGAGTATGAGGCCAGCCTACAGGCTTTGCGCTCACTGGCACCTGATGTGGTGATCTCAAGCGCAACAGGAGGACAGGGCGGCTATCAGGAAATTGACCCCGCAAGCTGGCCTCACCGGGTCGATCAGGCACTGGAATCGCTGAGATCGAGATATGGCAAAGCGGTGGGGGGATAA